A portion of the Etheostoma cragini isolate CJK2018 chromosome 13, CSU_Ecrag_1.0, whole genome shotgun sequence genome contains these proteins:
- the fam53c gene encoding protein FAM53C: MPESSYWQLCPPSKSGLQGGLLSSSFPPGPVPLVPPDAHLQEGGDPLEGTPSQPQQHRPLVPSTSASELCLPGAPAAPPGPGPPPPPPPPPKRHCRSLSVPEDLSRCRYTWRPSASRVWTPVSRQQCHAGVGGGVTGGGLGAGGGVIGAGVAGGGACPLRAPSSSLNSSLHSSSSPTFFSLALSPDSPLPWSFPWDPSEAAAGGGACCCFFPSPSSCSSSPSPLHPPPPPQRRFSLSPVLIRDSTASTFLPPPPVPSHAAARPPSCSAIAGVTVGGPVPASPSSACSTPSSLRRSLPPQLPRCHSQPCDLLLLKPGLKRRRDPDRPCARPVLDFTKMTQTRSIDPQCLERGGGRLACGGDFCMGMEPFMGDFRGSCSPAECLGRTSIGPLSESDEECPEDDDEDDGEEEAEEREAAQQAVFERDCTELDLNLIEEN; the protein is encoded by the exons ATGCCTG AGAGCAGCTACTGGCAGCTCTGCCCTCCCTCTAAGTCCGGCCTGCAGGGGGGGTTACTGAGCTCTAGTTTCCCCCCCGGCCCCGTGCCCCTGGTGCCCCCAGATGCTCACCTGCAGGAGGGTGGTGACCCCCTGGAAGGCACCCCCTCTCAGCCGCAGCAGCACCGGCCCCTGGTACCCAGCACTTCAGCGTCCGAGCTGTGCCTCCCTGGAGCGCCGGCAGCCCCTCCCGGCCCTGggccccctccacctcctccaccgccCCCAAAACGGCACTGCCGTTCGCTGTCGGTGCCTGAAGACCTGTCACGCTGCCGCTACACCTGGCGGCCCAGCGCCTCGCGGGTCTGGACCCCTGTCAGTCGCCAGCAGTGCCATGCGGGTGTTGGGGGAGGGGTCACAGGTGGAGGCTTGGGGGCAGGAGGAGGGGTTATAGGGGCAGGTGTGGCGGGGGGAGGAGCCTGTCCTCTCCGCGCTCCCAGCTCCTCTCTAAACTCGTCACTGCACTCCTCATCCAGCCCCACCTTCTTCAGCCTGGCGCTATCTCCGGACTCCCCTTTGCCCTGGAGCTTCCCCTGGGATCCCAGCGAGGCGGCGGCGGGGGGAGGagcctgctgctgctttttcccatccccctcctcctgctcctcctcacCCTCCCCCCTCCACCCGCCTCCCCCTCCTCAGAGGcgtttctccctctcccccgTGCTCATCAGAGACTCAACGGCCTCCACGTTCCTGCCTCCGCCTCCCGTGCCGAGTCATGCAGCGGCACGTCCACCAAGCTGCTCGGCCATAGCCGGAGTGACCGTGGGGGGGCCCGTGCCCGCTTCACCATCCTCAGCCTGCAGCACGCCCTCATCTTTGCGACGCAGTCTACCGCCACAACTGCCGCGCTGCCACTCTCAACCCTGTGACCTGCTGCTGCTCAAACCAGGTCTGAAGAGACGCCGCGACCCCGACAGACCCTGTGCTCGCCCCGTCCTGGACTTCACCAAGATGACTCAG ACTCGCAGCATCGACCCGCAGTGTCTGGAGCGCGGCGGCGGCAGGCTGGCCTGCGGTGGTGACTTCTGCATGGGCATGGAGCCCTTCATGGGCGACTTCCGGGGCTCGTGCTCGCCGGCCGAGTGCCTGGGTAGGACCAGCATCGGGCCGCTGAGCGAGAGCGACGAGGAGTGCCCCGAGGACGATGATGAGGACGACGGTGAGGAGGAGGCCGAGGAGCGTGAGGCCGCGCAGCAGGCAGTATTTGAGAGGGATTGTACAGAACTCGACTTGAACTTAATAGAAGAAAACTGA